The Rhodospirillaceae bacterium genome includes the window CCATCCAGTAAGACGGTGCACGCACCACAGTCGCCAACTTCACAACCGGACTTCGATCCGGTCATGCCCCACTGTTCGCGAAGCGCACTGAGGAGCGTCGTTTCCGGCGGCACGCTAGCGGTCTTTTCTTCGCCGTTTACGGTGACTTTAATTTCCATGGATATTTGCTCCTACTAACTCGTCTATTTTTGGCCAAGGGCGATGGATTGTTCCACGCAGCGCTTGGTCAAGACTTTGATCAGTTCATTCCGGTACGCCTTGGAGGCGCGAAAATCGTCGATGGGGGCGGTTTCCGAAAGCGCGATTTCTGCCGCCTCGTTGATGGCTTGGGCATCATCCGCGCTCTTGCCTTCCAGGTGGGCTTCCGCCTTAAGACACCTGATGACAACAGGCGCGACTGCACCCAACGAAATCCGCACATCCGTCATCTTGCCGTCTTTCACATGGAGAGACCCAGCCGCATTTACAAGAGCCAGGGCTTGGCCCTTGCGCAGTCCAAATTTATGAAACACCGTCGGTTTTTTCAGGTTCTTTTTCGGCACCACGATGTCGGTGATGATCTCGTCTGCTTCCAATGATGTTTTGCGTACAAATACGAAGAGATCTTCCAGGCTCGACGTCCGCGCACCCTTGGCCCCCAAGATGTTCACCGTCGCTTCCAACGCCATCAGCGTTGGGCCACTGTCCATGGACGGTACGCAAGTCACGAGATTCCCAGCCAACGTCCCCAAAGTCCGGGTCTGTACAGCACCAATCGTATGCGCCGCATCTTGCAGAGCAGGGGCGTGCTCCGCTACCAGGTCAGAGTCCATGATTTCCGTATGGGTGACCGATGCACCGATGCGGAGGCCCTCGTCTGTTAGTTCAATCCCACGCAGTTCTTCCAGTTGGGAGACATCGACTAAGGTCTCTGCCGCCGACGCCTCATGCTTGATTTCAACCAACAGGTCGGTGCCGCCCGCAACAGGCTTGCCATTGGGGGCCGCCGCAGCCAAGGCTTTAACCGCTTCTTCCGCATTGGATGCCGAAACAAATTCAAATGGTCTCAAGGTCTTTATCCTATTCTTTACGAGAATAATTGCCAGAAAATTTAAGGGTAAAATCCAACCTTAATTGTGTGGATTTCGTCCCTTGAAATCGTTAGCACGAACTTCTTCTTTTCCCCACCAAAAGTCAAGCTGTGAAATATCACAGTTTAGAAATGTTCTAGATAAAGGGTGCTGGGCTAGGCTTATGTGAAGTGTACGAAAAAATCGTTTGACTTTTGTACGAAATATTCATACATTCTCATCGCTTTGAATAATTAACGCTAAAAAACACCACAAACCAGGAGCCTCCCATGGCCAAGTTTTCTGACAACGATCCCTTAAATCCCGCCAACGTCGCACAAGATATCCCCGTCCGAGACACGGCTCCGGGCTTGGAAGGGGATCTGGCCGGGCAGGGAACGGCTAATACGGGTGAAAATGTGAAACTCGACACCCCGCCGTCCCTGTCCGGTCCTTTGCCAGCGCCAGCGCCTGACCCTGACCCAGACCCGGCCCCTGATCCCTCGCCAGAGCCAATGCCAAACCCAATTCCTGTCCCCGCACCAGAACGCCCGACCATCCCCAACCTGCCAAAACCGCGCAAGGTCATGCCTGAACTCCGCGAAGACTACATCAAGGCGTATAAAACCTACTTCATGCACACAGGCGACCATCAAATCGCCAAGGAACTCGGACTCCTGGAACTCAGACGCTCGTGGGCAGAAACCAGCGCCGATGGATCAGGTCGTCTCACCAAACACGCGCCAGAACTCGAATACCCATCGCTCTCCGCCGAGGTCATAAAACAGCGCTTCGAAACCGACCTAAAAGCCCAAGGCTTCGACCCTGAAACCACCTTCCTAAAAACCGACGACCAAACCCGAACAGAATCCAAAACCATGCACCCAACGTATGCGCTGACGGTAAATGGCAAGGCGCTTACTTTGCCCGATGGTG containing:
- a CDS encoding xanthine dehydrogenase family protein subunit M — encoded protein: MRPFEFVSASNAEEAVKALAAAAPNGKPVAGGTDLLVEIKHEASAAETLVDVSQLEELRGIELTDEGLRIGASVTHTEIMDSDLVAEHAPALQDAAHTIGAVQTRTLGTLAGNLVTCVPSMDSGPTLMALEATVNILGAKGARTSSLEDLFVFVRKTSLEADEIITDIVVPKKNLKKPTVFHKFGLRKGQALALVNAAGSLHVKDGKMTDVRISLGAVAPVVIRCLKAEAHLEGKSADDAQAINEAAEIALSETAPIDDFRASKAYRNELIKVLTKRCVEQSIALGQK